CTATGGCTGGGGTGAGCACGATTACGAAGCTTCCGCAGCGGTGCTTACCCACCACTCGCCATTGGGTCCCGAGCTTTACAAGGGCTTCAGGGAAAGTCTGCCCGACTTTGAGGAGGCTAAACTTCAGGATATCCTCCGTGAGGTTTGGGATCTCCTTCGCCGTTACGGTGTGGAAAATCTGCCTCAAATAGAAGATTTCTGGAAGAATATCTGGAAATTTTTAGGTCTATACCCATACCCTGCTCTGCTTCTTGACCAAAGCATGAGCTTTAACGGAGAAAATCGTACGCTTCGGGGAATCCTTCAACGCCTATCTGCGCAAAACTTTGCCCAGGTTAAAGCGGCGCTTCACCTGGCAGACTGGCTAGCTTCGGCCAAGAAGGCTTCATCCTCAATGCTTTTTCTTAACAATGGAGCGCTGCGGGTTAAGGACCATGTACAAGAGCTTCAAAAGAAAACGGGGGAAAAGCTAAGAGATTTCCAGCGAAGAGCTCGTGAAGCTTATGAGAAAAACGTCATTTGGCTGCGGGCCCCGACCGGTACGGGGAAGACGGAGGCCTTGCTCTTGTGGGCAGGTAACACCGAGCGGCTCATCTACCTGCTTCCTACCCAAGCCACGACCAATGCCATGTGGAGGCGCCTGCGCCAGATCTACGGCAAAGAGACCGTGGCGCTGGCTCACGGACGGGCCAGTTACGTGTGGCGCCGCGAGTCGGAAGGGCAAGAATGGGAAGAGGATCCGCTGGACATTCGGCTTTTCGGGTCGGTCTTTGCCAAACCCGTTACGGTAGCCACCTTAGATCAGTACCTATTGGCGCATCTTCATGGGCGCCACTGGGAGGAGCGCCGCGGCCTCCTGCGGCACGCCACCCTTATCCTGGACGAGGTGCATGCCTACGAGCCTTACACCTTAGGGCTTTTGCTCGAGGCGTTGAACCGGGAGCCGCCTGCCCGGCTGGCCCTGGCCAGCGCCACCCTCCCTGATCCGCTTCTAATGCTTTTCCAAGAGCTTTTCCCGGTGGGAGAGCTCGTGGAAGCCGAAGAGAATCTCTGGGCACGTCGACGCCACCAGATAAAGCTCTACCAGGGCTCCTTGCTGAGTGACGGGGTTAGGGTTGCCTTGGAACTTGCCAAGCAGGGAAAAGCTGTACTTCTCATCGCCAACACGGTGCGAGACGCTCAGCACATTTACCGCCAGCTCAGGGAGGAGCACGGTTGGTCTAACTGCTCTTTGCTGCACTCCCGCTTTACCCTACGTGACAGGACTGAAAAGGAAAAGCGGGCGGAGAATCCAGGAAAAGGCACGATTCTTGTGGCTACCCAGGTGGTGGAAGTGAGCTTGGACATTTCTTACGATGCGCTCGTAACCGAGGTTGCACCGATAGATGCTCTAATCCAGCGGATGGGAAGGGTGAACCGGCGCGGGGAGAAGGGGGTGGTGCCGGTCTTTATCTACCAGGAGTGGTCGGAGGGCTCGCAGCGCGTCTACGGCAAGGAGATCCTCTCTTGGAGCCTGGAGATCCTGCGCGATTTGCCAGAAACTCCCGACGAAACTACTTTGTTTCGGGCAACCGCTCAGTTATACGAGCGGGTAGTGGTAACAGAAGAGTGGCAGAAAGAGTTGCAGGAGGGAAGGGAAACGCTGGACGTGGTGCAGCGCATACTGGGATGCTACACAATCGACCTTTCGGATGAGGAGATGCGCGCCCGCTTCGCTACGCGGCGCGGAGTAGTGTCTGTTGAGGTTTTGCCCGAATCTTTTGTCCAAGAGGCCTACGCTTTTAAAGAAAAGGGGGAAGGGTGGCGCCTGCCTGAACTCCTGGTGCCGGTACCCATCTACTGGCTGAAGTCGGCGGAGTACTTCACCCTAGCTTCTGATTTGAAAGTGGTGGTCACAAGTCTTCCCTACACTGAGCTCGGGCTTGAGGTGCCTGGGGAAGGAAAGGTTCTTCCTGGCGCCATTATCTTGGATTGAGAAAAAAGCGGTGGTTAGGCGATGCTTTCCTACGAGGAGTTTGAGCGGCTGCGCACCAACGGCATTAAGGTTAACTACTGGGTGGTATGCCACCGCAAGCTGTGGCTTTTCGCGAAGGGTTTACGGATGGAACCGCTTTCTGATCGAGTAGCACTCGGACAACTTATGCACGAGCGTGCCTATCCTGGCACGCCGCGCAGGGAAATTTTGATTGACAAACTGATCAAAATCGACTTACTGGAAAGCGAAGGCAAAGTGTTGGAGATAAAATATTCGCACAAGCTGGCAGAGGCGGCCCGGCTACAGCTGGCCTACTACCTCGCCTATCTTAGGTGGCTGGGAGCGGGCGAACTGGTTGGAGAACTTCGCTTTCCGCGAGAGCGGCGTAGGGAAGAGGTGCGTTTGACACCGGAGCTCGAGGGACGCCTCGCCGAGGCTTTGCGGGGTGTTCAACAAGTCGAGCAGCTTTCCGCACCGCCGTCGGCAGAATCCACAACGATCTGCCGTGTGTGCGCATATCGCGAACTCTGCTGGGGATAGAGGTGAGCAAGAGGTGGCGCAGAGTTATTACATCTTCCGCAGCGGGCGGTTGCGTCGTAAGCAAAACACCCTTTACTTCGAGCAAGAGAGTGAAGATGGCCAGTTACAAAAGGTGCCCATCCCCATAGAGAATGTTCGCGATCTTTATCTCTTCGGCGAGATAGATCTCAACACTAAGCTGCTTACATTTCTGGCTCAAAATGAAGTTACCCTTCACTGCTTTAACTACTATGGCTTTTACATCGGTAGCTTTTATCCCCGCGAAACAAACGTCAGCGGTTACCTTTTGGTTAAGCAGGTAGAGCACTATCTGGACCCCCAGAAGCGGCTGGAAATTGCCAAAGAATTTGTGGCCGGAGCTCTCTTTCATCTTCGACGAAATTTGAACTATTACCGGAACCGGGGCAGAGAGGTGGATGTGAGCTTGGAAGTGGTAGAGTCTTCTTTGAAACGACTGAACGAATGCGGCAGTGTTGCGGAGTTAATGAGTGAAGAAGGACGCGCTCGTGATGCCTACTACCAAGCATTTAACGAAATCCTGGAACTTCAGCAGCCCTACACAAAGCGGGTAAGACGTCCTCCAGATAACGAAGTAAATTCCTTGATCTCCTTTGGCAATAGTTTGCTTTACACGGCTACCTTGTCAGAGCTTTATGTGACCCAGCTGAATCCAACGATTAGCTACCTCCACGAACCGTCGCAGAGACGCTTTTCCCTTGCTTTAGATCTGTCAGAAATTTTCAAACCACTCATTGTTGATCGTTTGATTTTCCGCTTACTCAACCGGGGAGAGATAGACGAGAATGATTTTGAAAGTATAGGCGAAGCGAAAGGGGTTTATTTGAAAGAAGGCGCCCGCAAAAAGTTTGTTCGAGTGTTTGAGGAGTATTTACAGACGACCGTTAAGCACAGGAGATTGAAGCGTCATGTTTCTTACCGTCACTTAATTCGCTTGGAGGCTTACAAGCTTATTAAGCATCTTGTTAATATCGAAACTTATAAATCTTTGCGGGCATGGTGGTAACTCCAGTATATTTATTAATGGTGTGAGGGAATGAACATGTATGTGATAATTGTGTACGATATTGAGCAGGAAAGGGTAGCTAAGGTGTGCCAGTATTTGCGACGCTTTCTTTACTGGGCACAGAACAGTGTTTTTGAAGGTGAACTTTCAGAAGCGCAATTAGTTAAAGTAAAATCTGGACTTAGCAAACTAATTGATCCCCAACGCGACAGCGTCTACATTTACCAGCTTCCCGGTAAAAAGTTGGTTAAGAAGGAAATCTTGGGACAAGAAAAAATAGTTACTCGTACCATTTTGGAATAAAGGTGGGGAATCACATGCGCTTGCGCGTAGACTGGACTGGAGATAACCCGATAGTACTTCCCTGGAACTACCCGCATCTACTTCACGGCTTTGTTTATGCCGCGATCTACAAAACGAATCCTCTGCTAGGAGAGCAGTTGCACGAGCGAGGCTTTGCGGCCGGAGGCCACCGGTACAAGATGTTCACTTTCTCTCTTCTTTTCCCCCAACAGGCGCGGAGACGGGAAGAGGGGTTGGAGATGGTACCGCCCATCCGGTGGTGGGTCTCCTCGCCTTTGATCGGGTTACTGGAAGCCCTGGCGCTCACTCTCCTTACAGAGGGAACGGCCCTTTTGGGCAAGACTCAGCTTGTAGTGGAGCGAGTTGTAGTGGAAGAGAATCCTGAACTTTCAGGATTCCGCCTTTTCCAGACCCTGTCTCCTATCGTAGTATCCACGGGAATTCGCCGAGGAAAAAAGCTACACCGCAGGTTCCTGTCTCCTGATGAGCCCGACTTCTGGCGCAACTTGGAAGCGAACTTGAGGCGGAAGGCCCAGGCGCTGGGGTGGGAGGTCCCGCCCGAGCCGCTCACGTTTAAGCCCGTTGGAAAGTGGCGTTCCCGTCTCTACGAAGTTCAGGGGACGAAAGTGCGGGGATTCGAAGGGAAATTTTGGGCAGGAGGCAACAAAGAGCTACTCTCCATCGGGTACGAAGCGGGGTTCGGCGAGCGCAACGCCCAGGGCTTTGGGATGGTGCGGGGTTTCATGGACTCCTCACATGCTTCTCCTATCTACACGGGGATCTGACTCTTCAACCGACGCGACCGCTCTGTGCCACGCCAGGGGGAGCGGGAAGACCCTGCCCTGGCATTGAGCGCCAAGATGGTGAACGACTCGGCTCGATAGGCAAAGTCGGGTTTGTTGTACACGTCAATCGCCGCCACCATGGCAGCAATGGCTCGATCGAGCAGTTCACGGGAAGCGCTTTCATTTGGACTTCGCTCTTTTCATTGTTTTTTGGGAAAAATTTGCGCAAGTACTTACAAGTACCTATATATTAACTCTATCCTCCCTCTCCGCGCAAGCGAGTCGGAAAAATTCGATTTGCGTCTTAAGGCGGCGCCCCATCCCGCCCCCACGCGAGCACTTTGGAAAAAGCGGTATGATAAGGGAAGGTGGGATGCGACGGGAAAGGACTTTTGGTGCAGTGGAAAGGAAGGACGGCCATGGAGAGCGGCGAACGGGACGAAAGCGGCGGTGCAGGGAAGGGGGGGCTCCGCCTCAACAAGGCTTTGGCCGAGGCAGGGATTGCCTCGAGGCGGGCGGCAGATGCGCTCATCTTTTCCGGACGCGTGCGCGTGAACGGCGTCGTCGTCCGCACGCCGGGCGTGCGCATCGATCCGCAGACGGATGTCGTGGAGGTGGACGGAAAGCGGGTTCGGTTTTCCGCGCCTAAGGTCGTGTACCTCCTGTACAAGCCGAAAAACACGATCACGACTCTCTACGATCCACAGGGGAGGCGGACGATCCGCGATTTCCTCCGGGGGATTCCCGTGCGCGTCTTTCCCGTAGGGAGGCTCGACCGCAACACGACGGGGCTTCTCCTCCTCACGAACGACGGGGAACTCGCCAACCGGCTCATGCACCCGCGCTACGGCATCGAAAAGGTGTACGAAGTCCGCCTCCGGGGAAACCTCCCGCCGGAGGCAAAGCGGCGCGTGGAGATGGGCGTTACCCTCGAGGACGGCTTCGTCCGCCCTTTGCGTGTAGAATGGATACCGGGTGGGGGACGGGAGGAGACGCGGCTGCGGATCGTGCTTACCGAGGGCCGCTACCGCGTCGTGCGCCGCATGTTCGAGGCGCTCGGTTTTTCCGTCAAGGAACTCCACCGGCCGCAGGTCGCCTTTCTCACCCTTGACGGCATGCGCCCCGGGCAGGTGCGCCCGCTCACCCCGGAAGAGCGCACACGTCTGTACCGCCTCGTCGGTCTGGAACCGCCTGCCGCCGATTCTGGAGCACAGGAGGATCCGTCTACCTCCAAGGAAACGCGGCCGCAGGCGAGGGGACGGCGGGGGAGAGAAATAAGAGAGCCAGAGCGCGGAACGTAAAGGAGGCAAGAGAATCGTGGCCGATGAACGCCGAAATTCCCACGGGGACATACGGGGGGTCAACCGCGGAGAGGTGGGAGGGGGGGTCGGCCCGGCCCGGGGGAAACGTCAGACGGATGAATTCGAAGGCTTTGAGGGACGCGAGGTGAGGTTTCTCGTCGTAGACGACGAGGAACGGATCCGTCGCCTCTTGCGCATGTACCTCGAACGCGAGCCTTACCGCGTGGTGATCGACGAAGCCCAGGACGGTCTGGAAGCGCTGCGCAAGGCGCTCGAAAACGACTACGACCTCATCATTCTGGACCTCATGCTTCCGGGAATGGACGGCATCGAGGTCGCCCAGCACCTTCGACAAAAGAAACGCACGCCTATTCTCATGCTCACCGCGCGCGGTGAGGAGCCCGACCGGATCCTCGGGTTCGAGGTCGGGGCGGACGACTACGTCGTAAAGCCGTTTAGCCTACGCGAGGTGATCTACCGGATTCGCGCCATCCTCAAGCGGTCCCTCGCCTCGCCTCTGGCAGAAGAGGTGAGCAACCGGCGGAAGATTGGCCTTCCGTACCTCGAGATCGACCACGACGCGCGGCGCGTCCTCGTAAACGGCGAAGAGGTGCACCTCACGCCCAAGGAATACGACCTCCTGTACTTTCTTGCCGTACAGCCGGACAAGGTCTTTACGCGCGAGCAGCTCCTTCGGGAGGTCTGGGGCTACGAGTATTTCGGCGACTTGCGCACCGTAGACACGCACATCAAACGCCTGCGGGAAAAGTTGGGCCGCGTTTCGCCTGAGGCCGCGCGCCTCATCGTCACTGTGTGGGGCGTCGGCTACAAGCTCGAGGTGCCTGAAGAATGATCGTCCGTTCCATCGTCGGAAAGCTCTGGGTCACGGTCGTCGCCTTTACCGTAGTCGTCCTCATCGTCTTTAGCTCGCTCCTTTCGCAGTTTGTGAGCGGTTTTCTCCTCAACAAAGAACTCGACGACCTCGTGATCCTCGCGCGTTCTGCCGCACAGGTGCTCCTCTCCGCCGCCGATCGCGAGCAAAGCCGTACCCTCACGGAACTCCGCAGCGTGATCGAAGAGACGAAGGACCGCCGGCTCTACCTCGTCTTTGGACCGGACGCAGCCGAGCTGCCGCAGGGGCTTCGGCCGATCGCCGCCTCCGCCGAGTTTCGTCCCGTATGGAGTGGGGGAAGCGTGAAGCTCCGCACGACCTACGAAGAAGGGGGGAAGCGCATCCCCGTCCTCGTCGTCGCCAGCGGGGCCGCCGTTCCGGCGGGCAAGGGAGCCGTTCTCATCTTGGAGCCGGAGGCGAGCTTCCGTCCGATCGTCGAAGGGATCGACCGGCTCATCTTGGGAACGATTGTCCTCTCCGCCCTCGGGGTCACGGCGTGGGCGCTCTTTCTCACGCGTCGGATCACCCAACCCCTTACGGACATCAGCCTTGCCGCCAAGCGCATCGCCGAAGGCGAGTACGACACGCACCTCGCCTACGATTTCCAGGACGAGATCGGGTTGCTCGCCCGTTCCTTCAATCAGATGGCCTCGCGGCTGCGGGAATCCATCAACGCCTTGCGGGAAAAGGGAGAGGAACTCGAGGGCGTGCTCGAGAGCATGGAAGAAGGCGTCTTCCTTACGGACACGGAGGGGACTTTTCTGCACGCGAACAGCGCCGCTCGACGTCTCGTACCTTCGCTCGAAGAGTTTTTCTCCCTCATCCGCCCCCAGTGGGAAGAGGCGATCCGGGAAGGGAAAACCGTGCGCCTCGCGGAGCTCGAATTCCTCGGGCGGTCGTACCACGTCACCCTCACGCCGCTCTACCGCGAAGAAGGGGGGGTGCGCGGCGTGAGCGTAGTCTTTCGCGACATCACCCTCGAAGTGCGTCTGGAAACCTTGCGGCGCGACTTCTTCGCTAACGTCTCGCACGAGCTCAAGACGCCCGTTGCCCTCATGCAGGGGTACACGGAAGCCCTCCTCGACGGACTCGCCCGCAACGAAGAGGAGGAGCGCGAACTCATTCAGATCATCCACGAGGAAACGCTCCGCATGGGGCGGCTCGTTCAGGACCTCCTGGACTTCTCGCGCCTCGAAGCCGGGCGGCTCAAGCTGTACCGGCGCCCTACCATGCCCGAAGAACTTGTAACCCGACTCAAGCGTCGGTTCGACCCCATCTTGCGCGAGCGGGGGATCCGCTTTCGCACAGCGGTCGAGACGAAGGGCTCCTACTGCCTCGATCCCGACCGTTTCGAGCAGATCCTCACGAACCTCGTGGACAACGCCTTGCGCTATACGCCGTACGGGGGCGAGATCGCTGTGCGCGCTTGGGAAGACGAAGAGGTCCTCTGGTTCGAAGTTTCCGACACGGGCGTCGGCATCGAACCGGAGGACCTCCCGTACGTCTTTGAACGCTTTTACAAAGGGGACAAGTCGCGAAGGCGGGGCGAAGGAGGATCGGGATTGGGTCTGGCGATCGTGAAGCGCCTCGTGGAAGCCCACGGCGGCACGATCTGGGTGGAAAGCACCTTGGGGAAGGGGACGACGTTTCGCATGCGCTTTCCCCTCGGGGAGCTCCGTAGCTGCGACGAAGAGGACGTCTAGGGACTCGCCGTGCCCGAAAGCTCAGAGGCTTGCCCCCCAGTTTGCGGGAGTTGACTTTACCGCTCGGGGGTTTCCGGAGGTTGTGAAGTCGGCGGGGTTTCCCCGGAGGAAGGCGGCGGTTCCTGCGAAGGCTGAGGGGGTTCGGGTGTGTGCGGCGGAACATGCGTTCCCTGCGGGGTGGGGGAGGGGAAAACGGGTCCGCCGGCGGAACCTCCTGCCGCGTAGGCCTGCCAGGGGCTTTCTTGTTTCTGTTTTCGCCGCAAAAGGTAGACGACGAAGAGAACGACCGCCACCGCGGCGGCAAGGCCGACTACGGCGATCCCGATACCCCCTAAGGCGCCGAGAAGGCCGCCTCTCGCCGGATGGGCAAAGGCGAACTCTATGGGCCCCTTTTGCGAAGTCCCGATCTTCCACGTGATCGTCTGCTCCTGGGCGTTGTACTTACCGTTTGTTTGAACGTCCGAGGCATCCTTGGGAAGCCGAACGGCAAACGTGCCTTCCACGAGTGCGGGAAACGAGTCGCCGGAGGCCCCGGAAACCTGATTCAGATCGAGGGTCACGCGGTAGGCTTCGTACACCTTGCTGCCCTCGCGCTTCGAGGTACGCGCGATTTCGATTCCGTCGTGGGAAAGCTTGCCCTGCGAATCGAAGACCACGGGTACGTCGACGCGAAAGCCTTGCTTGCTCCCCCGCGTGAGTTCCTCAAATTTGCACGTCGGCACCTTGGCACACTCGTCTTTCATCTCTTGGACATTTTTGTTCCATTCGCTCTCGGCGAGGGAGATAAGCGACTCTTCCGCAAGGAGTTCCGTGGAAAGGCGCGGTTTGTCCGGTTGCGTGAGGTTGAGGTCCATATTCATCTCAATGCACCCGGACAGGGCAAACAAGATGGGAAGGACCAAAACGAGCGCGGCGGCGCGTCGGAGCGCCCGAGGGGTGCGGCTGGGCGAACGTTGCCCATCTCTTCCCGACATTTCGCCTTTCCCACCTTTTTTGGTATCCTTGACCGCCGGGCTTACTCGATCGCCGAATTCGCCTCCTGTCATACGTCCTATTCCGTCGTCCCTCGAAACTTTACCCCCGCTCGCGGTAACGCCGCCGGGCGTCCTCGAGCAAGCGGACGGCAGCTTCGGCGTTTTCCCAGCCGCGGACTTCCGTCTTCTTGTTTTCCAACGTCTTGTAGACTTCAAAGAAGTGCGCGATTTCCTTGAGAATGTGGGGGGGTACGTCCGACAGATCGCGAATGTGGTCCATCCGCGGGTCCCCCGTGGCCACGGCGAGGAGCTTTTCGTCCTCTCCTTTTTCGTCCGCCATGCGCAGGTACCCTACGACGCGCGATTCGATGACGACTCCGGGGAAGGTGGGGTACGTGGTGAGGACGAGGGCGTCCAGCGGATCTCCGTCCTCCGCCAACGTCTCTTCGATGTAGCCGTACTCCGCCGGGTAAAACATGGGAGAGTAGAGCACGCGATCGAGGACGAAGCGCCCGCGCTCCTTGTCGAACTCGTACTTGTTCGCGCTACCGCGCGGAATCTCAATAACCACCTCGACGATCTGCTCCTGGCTCATCGGAATGCGACCTCCTCACGATTGGCTTGTGTGGGTACGGTTCGGGCGACCGGCTTCGCCTCGGCAAAGGTACGCGGACGCCCGGAAACCGCCGCCATGTCCGTATTATACCATCCGCTACGCGAAGGGAAGGCGACGCGTCCTATGTTCCGTTTGTTCCTCGCTCTCGTACTTGCCGCCTTCGTCTCGGCTGCCGGGTACCGCTTGCGGGCACTTTCCGCTTCGGGGGCCTTGGCGGCCACGTGCGTGGGAACGGTGGCATTTGCTTGGGGGGACGTCCGCTGGTATGGGCCCCTCGTGGTCTTTTTTCTGTCGGGCAGCTTTCTCTTTCGCCCCTTCCCGCACGCCGGTCGGACCGTCGAAGACCAAGACCGCCCCCGCACCTGGAAGCAGGTGTGCGCGAGCGGCGGAACGCTCCCCGCGTTTCTCGCGGGCGCCTATGCATTTCCGTCGTCTGCATCGCTGTTTCTCGGAACGTACGTCGCCCTCCTCGCGGCCCAGACCGCGGACACCTGGGCTACGGAGGCGGGGATCCGCTGGGGCGGCGTACCCCGCGACGTCCTCACGGGAAGACCGCTTGCCCCTGGGGCGAGCGGTGGGGTGACCGCCGTCGGGACACTCTTCGGAATCTCAGGCGCAGTGGTCCTCGCGACTTCCGCCTTTCTATTGGCCTCCTCGTACGCGGCTTCATCCGCACCTTCGCAGGGAGAAGCTCCGGAGAACTTCGACTTTCTCCTTACGTTTTCGCCCCCCTCCTTTTTCCTCCTGGTTGGAGCGGGGATCGCGGGACTTTTCATGGATTCTCTCTTTGGGGCGCTTTGGGAACGACCGCATTCCACACGTTCCGCATTTCGCCTCTCCAACGAGGCGGTCAATTTCCTGTCCGGTCACCTCGCCGCACTTCTGTACGCGGCGGCCGCCTT
This is a stretch of genomic DNA from Brockia lithotrophica. It encodes these proteins:
- the cas2 gene encoding CRISPR-associated endonuclease Cas2 — its product is MYVIIVYDIEQERVAKVCQYLRRFLYWAQNSVFEGELSEAQLVKVKSGLSKLIDPQRDSVYIYQLPGKKLVKKEILGQEKIVTRTILE
- a CDS encoding DUF3644 domain-containing protein; the encoded protein is MLDRAIAAMVAAIDVYNKPDFAYRAESFTILALNARAGSSRSPWRGTERSRRLKSQIPV
- the cas4 gene encoding CRISPR-associated protein Cas4, whose amino-acid sequence is MLSYEEFERLRTNGIKVNYWVVCHRKLWLFAKGLRMEPLSDRVALGQLMHERAYPGTPRREILIDKLIKIDLLESEGKVLEIKYSHKLAEAARLQLAYYLAYLRWLGAGELVGELRFPRERRREEVRLTPELEGRLAEALRGVQQVEQLSAPPSAESTTICRVCAYRELCWG
- a CDS encoding HAMP domain-containing sensor histidine kinase, encoding MIVRSIVGKLWVTVVAFTVVVLIVFSSLLSQFVSGFLLNKELDDLVILARSAAQVLLSAADREQSRTLTELRSVIEETKDRRLYLVFGPDAAELPQGLRPIAASAEFRPVWSGGSVKLRTTYEEGGKRIPVLVVASGAAVPAGKGAVLILEPEASFRPIVEGIDRLILGTIVLSALGVTAWALFLTRRITQPLTDISLAAKRIAEGEYDTHLAYDFQDEIGLLARSFNQMASRLRESINALREKGEELEGVLESMEEGVFLTDTEGTFLHANSAARRLVPSLEEFFSLIRPQWEEAIREGKTVRLAELEFLGRSYHVTLTPLYREEGGVRGVSVVFRDITLEVRLETLRRDFFANVSHELKTPVALMQGYTEALLDGLARNEEEERELIQIIHEETLRMGRLVQDLLDFSRLEAGRLKLYRRPTMPEELVTRLKRRFDPILRERGIRFRTAVETKGSYCLDPDRFEQILTNLVDNALRYTPYGGEIAVRAWEDEEVLWFEVSDTGVGIEPEDLPYVFERFYKGDKSRRRGEGGSGLGLAIVKRLVEAHGGTIWVESTLGKGTTFRMRFPLGELRSCDEEDV
- the cas6 gene encoding CRISPR-associated endoribonuclease Cas6 translates to MRLRVDWTGDNPIVLPWNYPHLLHGFVYAAIYKTNPLLGEQLHERGFAAGGHRYKMFTFSLLFPQQARRREEGLEMVPPIRWWVSSPLIGLLEALALTLLTEGTALLGKTQLVVERVVVEENPELSGFRLFQTLSPIVVSTGIRRGKKLHRRFLSPDEPDFWRNLEANLRRKAQALGWEVPPEPLTFKPVGKWRSRLYEVQGTKVRGFEGKFWAGGNKELLSIGYEAGFGERNAQGFGMVRGFMDSSHASPIYTGI
- the cas1b gene encoding type I-B CRISPR-associated endonuclease Cas1b yields the protein MAQSYYIFRSGRLRRKQNTLYFEQESEDGQLQKVPIPIENVRDLYLFGEIDLNTKLLTFLAQNEVTLHCFNYYGFYIGSFYPRETNVSGYLLVKQVEHYLDPQKRLEIAKEFVAGALFHLRRNLNYYRNRGREVDVSLEVVESSLKRLNECGSVAELMSEEGRARDAYYQAFNEILELQQPYTKRVRRPPDNEVNSLISFGNSLLYTATLSELYVTQLNPTISYLHEPSQRRFSLALDLSEIFKPLIVDRLIFRLLNRGEIDENDFESIGEAKGVYLKEGARKKFVRVFEEYLQTTVKHRRLKRHVSYRHLIRLEAYKLIKHLVNIETYKSLRAWW
- a CDS encoding inorganic diphosphatase, coding for MSQEQIVEVVIEIPRGSANKYEFDKERGRFVLDRVLYSPMFYPAEYGYIEETLAEDGDPLDALVLTTYPTFPGVVIESRVVGYLRMADEKGEDEKLLAVATGDPRMDHIRDLSDVPPHILKEIAHFFEVYKTLENKKTEVRGWENAEAAVRLLEDARRRYRERG
- a CDS encoding pseudouridine synthase, with protein sequence MESGERDESGGAGKGGLRLNKALAEAGIASRRAADALIFSGRVRVNGVVVRTPGVRIDPQTDVVEVDGKRVRFSAPKVVYLLYKPKNTITTLYDPQGRRTIRDFLRGIPVRVFPVGRLDRNTTGLLLLTNDGELANRLMHPRYGIEKVYEVRLRGNLPPEAKRRVEMGVTLEDGFVRPLRVEWIPGGGREETRLRIVLTEGRYRVVRRMFEALGFSVKELHRPQVAFLTLDGMRPGQVRPLTPEERTRLYRLVGLEPPAADSGAQEDPSTSKETRPQARGRRGREIREPERGT
- a CDS encoding DUF92 domain-containing protein; protein product: MFRLFLALVLAAFVSAAGYRLRALSASGALAATCVGTVAFAWGDVRWYGPLVVFFLSGSFLFRPFPHAGRTVEDQDRPRTWKQVCASGGTLPAFLAGAYAFPSSASLFLGTYVALLAAQTADTWATEAGIRWGGVPRDVLTGRPLAPGASGGVTAVGTLFGISGAVVLATSAFLLASSYAASSAPSQGEAPENFDFLLTFSPPSFFLLVGAGIAGLFMDSLFGALWERPHSTRSAFRLSNEAVNFLSGHLAALLYAAAAFGISSGR
- a CDS encoding response regulator transcription factor — protein: MYLEREPYRVVIDEAQDGLEALRKALENDYDLIILDLMLPGMDGIEVAQHLRQKKRTPILMLTARGEEPDRILGFEVGADDYVVKPFSLREVIYRIRAILKRSLASPLAEEVSNRRKIGLPYLEIDHDARRVLVNGEEVHLTPKEYDLLYFLAVQPDKVFTREQLLREVWGYEYFGDLRTVDTHIKRLREKLGRVSPEAARLIVTVWGVGYKLEVPEE
- the cas3 gene encoding CRISPR-associated helicase Cas3' translates to MAQLLAKPDTSLLDHLAEVTRLGAEIADRLDFPEPLRVKVLLACALHDIGKATKSFQEYMQAARDGASPKELDHLKRQAFPHALASFPFVFLAEAFLRGHYGWGEHDYEASAAVLTHHSPLGPELYKGFRESLPDFEEAKLQDILREVWDLLRRYGVENLPQIEDFWKNIWKFLGLYPYPALLLDQSMSFNGENRTLRGILQRLSAQNFAQVKAALHLADWLASAKKASSSMLFLNNGALRVKDHVQELQKKTGEKLRDFQRRAREAYEKNVIWLRAPTGTGKTEALLLWAGNTERLIYLLPTQATTNAMWRRLRQIYGKETVALAHGRASYVWRRESEGQEWEEDPLDIRLFGSVFAKPVTVATLDQYLLAHLHGRHWEERRGLLRHATLILDEVHAYEPYTLGLLLEALNREPPARLALASATLPDPLLMLFQELFPVGELVEAEENLWARRRHQIKLYQGSLLSDGVRVALELAKQGKAVLLIANTVRDAQHIYRQLREEHGWSNCSLLHSRFTLRDRTEKEKRAENPGKGTILVATQVVEVSLDISYDALVTEVAPIDALIQRMGRVNRRGEKGVVPVFIYQEWSEGSQRVYGKEILSWSLEILRDLPETPDETTLFRATAQLYERVVVTEEWQKELQEGRETLDVVQRILGCYTIDLSDEEMRARFATRRGVVSVEVLPESFVQEAYAFKEKGEGWRLPELLVPVPIYWLKSAEYFTLASDLKVVVTSLPYTELGLEVPGEGKVLPGAIILD